DNA from Vulpes vulpes isolate BD-2025 chromosome 9, VulVul3, whole genome shotgun sequence:
CCATTAAGGAAAGATCAgctggggggtccctgggtggctcagcggtttggcacctgcctttggcctagggcccgatcctggagtcctgggatcgagtcccacgtcgggctccccgcatggagcctgcttctccctctgcctatgtccctgcctctctctgtgtgtgtctgtcatgaataaataagtaaaatcttgaaaaaagaaaagatcagctGGGTATTTTAATACCCAGCATGCCTAATTATCATCCCTTCTTCAatcttattttcaatatattccTTCAGGAGATCTCACCCACCCCAATCAGAATACATCAACCGTTTTATAATGGAATGGACAAGATTCActtttcagaaatgtattttacttGGCCGTTGGAACACATCTCTGCTCCTAAAAGCAAGAAATCCTTGGTTTAACTTTGTCACTCCTTTTATTCTCAATTATATGATATTCCTTATACCATCTTAGctagtgcttttcttttctactttttttttttcccatgtcaAGATGAAGGTGGGTGGGAGATAGAAAAGCCCAGCATAAAAGGACGACACCCCAGCACATTCAGATTCCTTGGCAGTTTTATTGAGTTAGTGGCACACAGGAGTTCTTCCCATGATCAGCAAACGTAGGCGTTACAGTGCGGAGTCCAGAGGAAGGAAAGCTGGGTGAGGGGACAGGAGCGCCTCGAGGCAAGGCCTGGTCACTTGGTGACATGCAGAGCTCTCTCTAGGGGCCTAGCACTCATCTTGGGGCCAAAGGAACTCAGCCCTCCCATATTTGGAGAAGCAATGTTCACATCTCATTcctctctgaaaacaaaaacataggagAAGAGAAGGTGAGGGCTGGACATGCACAGAGGGGCAGCAACCAATAATCAAATGCTTATAAAGAAagaacaagggtgcctgggtggctcagtgattgagcatctgccttaggctcaggtagtgatcctggggtcctgggattgagtcccacatcggactccccacagggagcctgcttctccttctgcctatgtctctgcctctctctctgtgtctctcatgaataaataaataaaatctgaaagaaagaaagaaagaaagaaagaaagaaagaaagaaaaagagagaaagagagaaagaaagaaagaaagaaagaaagaaagaaagaaagaaagaaagaagaaagaggagagaaaaagaacattctccaaaggagaaataaaatttccagtgATTTTTCTGGCTTCCTGCCTGGGCTCTGGCTATGGGAACAATCATTCCCAGGCTGGATATGCTGCATTTCTTCTGGCTCCTGGACACCTGCTGAGCCTGGAAGGACCACAGGTAAGGCCTGCATACTCACCGGTGCTTTTGGCGATACTCCTGAAGAGCCTTCTCTGCCACAGTCTCCATAAATTTAGGATTGTTCCTGGAGACTGCTTCTGGGATCATCACCGTGATGGGGTCAGAATCAAAGAGCTTCACAACCACCTTAGTGAAGCCCACGGGAACATTGGAGTCAGAAGTCTGAGAACCCacctaggaggaaaaaaagataagagaaggACTGAAATATTGGtcaacattttgagaaaaaaaaaaaaaaaggccaggctTCAGTCTGGACAAGCTTTTTACTAAGTTTGAGATCATTCCGATTCAATGAACAGAAATGCCCTAATTCAGAGCCATTTGGTTGTAGGTGTAAACACTATACACAGATGACCAGCCCATGGGGAGTCCCACAGAGGAAAAGTGGTTTCTAAGCCCCTATATGTTCTTTGGGAAGCCACTGGCTGGGGTAGTGGCAGAAAaggaatcaggaaaagaaaaacaaagaaaggttcCCAGCACTAGAGAGAAGCTTCCTATCACTGGTAAATAATGCACCAATTCATGAGCCATGCTACCTGGCGTAGAGCAGCGAGGCAGCTTCGtggaaagagcacaggctttTCAACTAGGCGGACAGGTTCCAACACCCAGGCGCGTCACCTATTCGTTATTAAGTCTTGGGCAAGCTGTTGAATCTCTCACTTTCTTCAACCATAAAATGGGGTTTTGATGGGagcaccaggtggctcagtcggtaaacatccgactcttgattttggctcaggtcatgagatcaagccccacgtcaggttctgTACTAGgtacagagcctgcttaagattctctttcttcctctccctttgctcctccacCCTTTCTAaataatactactaataatagGGGCATGACATTCATCTCACTGGGAGATGAGGCTTTTCCCTGCAACAATGTACCTAAAAGTTTTTAGGTTTCCCGCCATATGACAAATGCTCAATCCAAAGTATAAGTGCCCCCTTTAACAGCTTCATCCCATTCTGCTCCCAGGGGAGGTTCACATCCCCTCCAGACCacacccaggggccctgagctTCAGAGTGTGGTCAGCATGTGACTCACCGTCGTGACCTGGAGATAGAATGGGTCTTCACTTTGAGTGAGGTTAGCCAGCTGGGACACCCAGCTAAACTGCTCGTTCAGCTGCTTCAGCAGGGAGGACGTGTTGAACATCTTCTCCTGGTAGGACTGCAGCAGCTCGTCGTAGAGCTTGGTGAACTTCTCCGCAATCTGGAGGGAATTATTAAGTTCCTGTCGCAGCTGGACCTGCGCAGGGTTGTTGGAAGAACAATCTGCCCAgagatggggaaaagaaaaaaaaaagcagacgtGTGAAGGGCAGGCTAACAAGGGATCAAAACAtgaaaggaggggtgcctgggtggctcagtgatcaagcgtctgcctttggctcagggtgtgatcctggggtcctgggatcgagtcccgcatccaactccctgcagggagcctgcttctccctcagcctgtgtccctgtttctctctgtgtctctcatgaataaacaaataacatcttaaaaaaaaaaaaaaatgaatggaaaccAGTTCCTGGGGCCAGGACCTACAGCAGAGCTACTCTAAAGACCCAACCACGGGCCACGTGCTATCAGACTGTAACAAAATACGGAGCTTGCCCCAGAATGTAAATCAACACGCAGCTTCTTTCATCAACAAAGTCTTGATCTGGAAAACAGTGTCACCTGAACTAAACAGTGTCCTTGGTGACACCAATGATTTACCTTTGGATGCAAGAGCCTTCTCTCCTTGGGGACTGGTGACAAAGGGCTTGACCACACTTTGGAGAAGCATTGATCGCAGTCTATGTGCTCAGACCTGGAGCTACTCTTGCTGCCCTAGTCCCTGGATAGATCATCTCCAGAGACAGGGAGCGTCACTCACAGCTGCCATTTGTGGGGCACCTATGCGAGTGCTTTAGAAATCCACTATCTTCAAAAATCACATCTTTTTGACCTTAAATATTACCAGGGATGAAAttgagacttgaacccaggaccttaACTCCTACAGAGTAGgctcttcctctctccatctGTGGCTCTGGAAAATTCTCCACGCCTGTTTTGAGCATATCTGCAAGAGCTAGAAATCTAGTGCCAACAGTCCGTGAGTTCAAGAGCCGGCCAGGATCCTTGGGGCACAAAGCACAGCAGCCTGATCTGCCCACCATGGCAGATCAACAAAGTCACCAGGAGCATAGAGAAGACACAGGTGACTGCTTTTGGTCCTGGGATGCCCACTGAAGGTTGTCAGATTGATAAGAGCTGGTAACTCCTCACTTTCTCTTTAAAAGCTACTGATTTTCATTccctaattttttcaaaaatgtcccGAGGATGGTACATGAGACCCTAGCAAGCCAGGGGAAAAAAGATCTTTTCATGTTACATTTCCTATAAAGGGTTACCATAAGTCGTCCCAGTAAATTTAATCATTtgtattagaattttttaaatgttagctgGGGCAAAAGATAAAAACCAGGTTAAAAAAGATAACATAGTGAATAACCTTAACCCTTCCAccaggaaaaaatttaaaaatgagaaaagtcatTGAGAACCGAGACGCAGTCTAGAGCAGTGGATCGCAACCAGGGcctctgctgcctcctccccccaACAGGGGGATATTTGGCAAGGTCTCAAAAtagttttggttgtcacaactggtgGGCAGGGGAGGCAACTGGTGCGTAGAGGGTAGAACCCAAGGGTGCTGCTAAACATTCCACAGCATACAGGACAGCCCCTCATGACAAAAAGTGATCCAGTCTGGGGGTCCCTGagtgacttcagctcaggtcatgatcccggggtcctgggatcgagccccacatcaggctccctgctcagcgggcagtctgtctctctctctgaccctcccctcgctcatgctctctctctctctcaaataaataaataaaatcttttaaaaaaagaagaagaaggcaatCTGgtccaaaatgttaatagtgccgAGGCTGAGAAACCCTAGTCTAGAACGTTCATGCAGTGCGTGCTCATTCGGCTGCTCGCATCTTAAATAAGAGACAGTAACTCTTCGTCAGTGTAGAAGGGAAGGCAGTGTAGGTAAGCTGGGATCCAGGACCATTAAGATCAGCGCTAGGAGTGCCAATTTGAGCCTGGGCATCTGTGCCTCTCATCCTCTGGCCCTACACATGATTTTCTTGTGGTGAGAAGCTGTGTGATCTGTGCTACTCTACGATATTTGATGGAGGAAAACCCAAGAGGTTTGGTTGAGGACTCATCTACACCTCATCCATCGGCCCCTCACAAATACACTTGCAAATACACTTGTATTTATTTGCAGTGGCTTTGAAAATTATAGGCGTGAGGCTAGGAATATTTAACTAGACTCTGAAGGCTTGCCCTGGCTTGCCCAAGCGTATTAAGTAAGAGCGAAGCCACGAGATTGATCTGCTATGTCCAAGGGAAAATAATAAACTCTTTCGGAACAGAGACTATTGTGTGCCAGGAGCCATTGCAGAGGCTTTGACAGCTGCTACTCAAAGTAGGAAGAAATGAGCCAAGGAACAGATCTGATAAAGCTGAGGCGGGAACAGCTGAAGGGAAGTACAGGCGACCCTCGAACAACACAGTTTGAACTGTGTCCACTTAGACGCGGGTTCTTCACAGGGCAGTACTGTAAACatagttttctcttctttatgattttcttgatgattttttttctctagtttattttaagaatacagtatataatacatgttaCTTATGAAATACATGTTTATGGATGGCTTATGTTACCGCCTCGTTGTTCAATGGTCAAccctattttctttgttttggggaCTGACCAACCAAAAGGTATTTTGCTGGGATGCCAAGGTACCACTACCAGGGACCCCAGAACACATCCCCAACACCTAGCTCTCCAAGGAATCCTATAATCTAGGGAAGTTACCCAACCTTCCTGTGACTATGAGCTTTTTCACCTCTGTGAGATAGGCACTGGAACCGTACCCAACTCAGGGTCAGTCTGAGGAAATGAGTAAATGTTTGCAAAGTGTTTAACAACGGTGCGAACAGTGCTCACGGTGTCATGGTGTTTGTTAACAGATTGCATATTATCTAAGATTCCATCATCTACAGGAAGAAATGAGGAGGCCTACCAGGTTCAGCTCTTGGGAAGAGAATAGCTAGGAAAATCAAAAAAAGGTATCTCCCCAATTTCTGGGACAACCATCCATCTTAACCCTTGTCTACAGATGGGGGCCTACATGGAGCAGAGCCAAGGACTTCCCCCAGTACCACAGCTAGAAGGCAGCAGAGCTGAAATTTCAAGTCCCAGGTGTCTGATCCTCTAAGGAGAGCCCCAGTGATACACCAGGGACCCAAAGCTCCCCAACTCACCCACTGACAAGATCTCCTGGCACTTTTCACACTGGTCCTTCATTTTCAGGCACCCTGTGGAGTTGTGACGGATCTCCTTGCACACGGTGCGGTTCTGGTTGTCTTCTGGAGACATACCAGGGAAGAGGGAGTCAGTTATGCTGAGGCACCACACAGAGCAACACAATGATGGGCCACCCCTCTGATCCCTTCCACACTACCGTCTGCCCCTTTGAAATGCTTCTGTGGGCAGAGCAGGTTGGAAATGAGCTGTCTACCTGCAGACTCAGGCCTCGCtgatcagggctccctgcagagggacCAGGAGGTGGTTCCAGGGGATCCCTCAGCTGGGTATGGCCTCACCTCCCACCATGTCCATCCAATGAGACCTTCCTACCTCCACACTGCCATAGCTATATGCACTTCTCTTTGCATTAAAACCCTGTGTGCTCTGCATTCTATCTGGCTCATCTCTCTCCCCCTAGCCCATCAGCAAGCCCCTTGAAGGCAGGAATGGGATCCTCCTTAGAGCCTCCTTGTAACACAAGGCTCCCCCTCAATTACAGATACACAGTAGATGCTGTTCCATTCAATGTCCTCCTGTATCTCCAAACAATTTCAAGCCAAACTTGGTGCCAGTCAAATTGTAGTATTTAGGAGACAGTGTCAGCAAACCATGTCTATTAATTCAATGAAGGAAATTACCtctaaaatattaacttttcaTGTCCGTATTAGACTtgattcattcaaaaaatattcatgCATGCCCATTCTCTGCCAGGCCCCAAGGTCATAGCCAAGAACAGCTTTCTAAACTGTAACATGGATTGATTATATAATTTGTCACCACTGTATGCATGGCATCCCCATAAAGTCACCTGAGTTGCCAAGACAAAGGGTCTGGTTCTCTAGAAAGGAGTAATCAATGCCCTGCCTACCAGTTGCTGGAAGGGGCATGGTAAACTTGAAAGAACACAGATTCCCAGTCTGGCAGGGCTAATTCTGACTGGGTCCGCCTTTACCAGGTCAGACATGTTTCATCATCTCTCTGTCATATTTTTCTCCTCCTTAAAGGGAGACAATACCACCTTCATGGGACTGCTGGCGTAAACTGAGATGACACACGCCAGCCCTTAGCATAGTTCTTAGAATCTAACAGGCTTCTCAATAACCTGCTAGTTCCCATCCCATCTTAGGAAAAACGAGAGAGCTTTCTAACCTTCTGGGAATTCAATTGGGAAGTGGTAAGGAATTCTATGCAGGTTGACATCCATGGCCTGTTGAGCCTGGTGTATCATGTCAAAGAAGGGCTGAAACATGTCATGGAAGTTTAAGGGCTGGAATCTAGGGAAAGGTATTATGTTCCGGGCGATGCGAGATTTGGGATAGAAGAAAGGCCTCCTCTGGAATAGGCTGAAGGGTGAGTAGTGGTAAGTATCCTGGGGCTCCCGGGTGAAGAATCTGTCCTGGAAGAGCTCATCCATGATGCTGGATGCCCGGTTGAAGCTGTCCTGCATGACGTCCAGGGCGTGGGTCTGCTGCCGGTCGTTCTCCAGCAGGGAGTCGATACGATCGCCATTCATCCAGAAGTAGAAGGGAGAACTCTGGTTCAGGAACTCCTCGAGCTATCACAGGCAGAATGGGGAAGTTAGGAGAAGCTCGCCTAGGTCCCAGCTGCCTCCTGCACTTGCTGCTCGTGGAAAAGGGCCAATCCTGGCCCTTTGCAGCCCCTCGGTCTCCTTGGTCACATAGCATATGACCACAGGCTCTGCTAGGACTGGCTCCCTGGCCCCCCAATGGACTTCCATTCTATCCACGCAACAAGGAAGAGCCTGGGAGGATGTCTGAGGCCAAGAGATGCAGAAACTCCTGTCACCTGAGACTAGTCTCCTCTTTGGCCACGAAGGATCCCCACACCTCGAGTCAGCCAGGGGCCAACTGATAGGCCTTCATGAGTTCAGGCGAGGCTGGCAGGAGAGGATGGGATCAATATTAACGTGCTGAAATTCTTAATTCTTTCTGCCTAAGTGGGGACCCAGGGATTTGCCATACTATGAAGTCATTTGTTATGTTATCCAGCTAATAATACCTGGATAAGAATCATCCAGCAGATGGCACAGGTGCTTTTAATGACTTTACATTTGCACACTTGTAGCCAACATTGCCAACTGACGTCGTGGCACTCCAGGCCCAAATGCAGCCAGAGCTGACCAATTGCATCTGGCATGTGAATCAATTGCATCTGGCATGGCCTGAAGCCATGATACTGTGATTTAAAATAAGAAGTATATATTTGggacccccaggtggctcagctattgagcatgtaccttcggctcagggcttgatcccaggtcctgagatcaagtcctgcgtcgggctccctatagggagcctgcttctccctctacctaggtctctgcctctctctctctttgtctctctcatgaataaaaggtaaaatcttaaaaaaataaaatgaaagtgtaTATTTGGCCCTGGTCTGGTTCCTAAAACCCTTAGAATTTCCTGAGATGAGAGCAATAAcggtcttttgttatgttaatgaggtgacttttgtaAAGCCCCCAGGATGGGGACTGGTAGCTGGAGGAACCAAACAAGATTAGAATGATCCGGGTTTTTAATTCCATCTCCTGACTtctggggatgggagaggagcTGGAATTCGAATCCATCAGCAGTGATTttatcaatcatgcctatgtggGGAAgactccataaaaacccaaaaggatgggCTTGACAAGCTGTGGTTTGCTGATCATGTGAAGATCCAGGAGCGTGGCGCCCTCTCAGGGGACATGGAAggtccccaccccttccccataCCTTGAGCTATGCATTGCCTCCATCTGGCTTTTCGGAGTTATATCCTTTAATAATAAACCAATAACCTAATAAGCCAAATGTGTCTCTGAgttgtgagctgctctagcaaattaattgaacccaaggagggagCCGTGGGAACCTCAGATCTATAGCCAGTTGgacagaagcacaggtaacaacccAGACCTGTGACCGGCACCTGAagttggagggtggggaggacagtCTTGTGGGTCTGAACCCTTAGCCCTTGAGATCTGATGCTGTCtccaggtagacagtgtcagaTTTGAGCTGATTTGTAGGCACCCAGCTGGGGCGAGAATTGCCTGGTGTGAGGAACACCCCCACACTTTGGAATTGGGCACAGAAGCGTATTTCACTCAgttctctcctcccccactcagAGCCTAGCTGTACCCAGCAGCATGTCCCTTCACCTGGTGGCCAACCAGCCCCGAGCCACTTCTGCAGACACGTGCGTAGAACTTCATGCAGGTCTGTTTCAGGCAGGGCTTGCACTCCTCCCAGAGGGCCATCATGGTGTCATTGCACACCCCCTGGGATGCCTTCAGCTTCATTTCAGAATCCTTGGTATCATATAGTGCATCCTACAGGAGGACATGAGGCCAGGTTAGCCATacaaactatagaaatgatccCTGAAAGTATAGTCTTCCAGGTTAGCCATACAGAAACCAAAGTCTTCACCCTCTCCAAGCAGGCACCGTGGTGCCGGGCCCTCCAGTCCCCAGGGCAGACCTTCCTATGTCCAGCCACATGGCGTGCTTGCTTCCTCCTCTGACTCCTGCATTCCCTCTCTCACCTGGAATTCCCTCTCTACCCAGCTTTAAACAtctccttgggacacctgggtggcttgggatgcctggggtggctcagtggttgcgcatttgcctttggctcaggtcgtgatcccagagttctgggatagagttctgcatcaggatccctgcatggagcctgcttctccctctgtctatgtctctgcctctctctctctctctctctctctctctctgtgtgtgtgtctctcatgaata
Protein-coding regions in this window:
- the CLU gene encoding clusterin, which gives rise to MMKTLLLLVGLLLTWDNGRVLGDQAVSDTELQEMSTEGSKYINKEIKNALKGVKQIKTLIEQTNEERKSLLSNLEEAKKKKEDALYDTKDSEMKLKASQGVCNDTMMALWEECKPCLKQTCMKFYARVCRSGSGLVGHQLEEFLNQSSPFYFWMNGDRIDSLLENDRQQTHALDVMQDSFNRASSIMDELFQDRFFTREPQDTYHYSPFSLFQRRPFFYPKSRIARNIIPFPRFQPLNFHDMFQPFFDMIHQAQQAMDVNLHRIPYHFPIEFPEEDNQNRTVCKEIRHNSTGCLKMKDQCEKCQEILSVDCSSNNPAQVQLRQELNNSLQIAEKFTKLYDELLQSYQEKMFNTSSLLKQLNEQFSWVSQLANLTQSEDPFYLQVTTVGSQTSDSNVPVGFTKVVVKLFDSDPITVMIPEAVSRNNPKFMETVAEKALQEYRQKHREE